The stretch of DNA accgcgcatgctcgtcactcccgttgcatgctaggTCACTACCTAGCATGCTACTACCTAGCACTACCTAGTTGTTATATtcctggctcataacatcacatcgttccccctataaagaaataatgttaactcaataaagtgtatttctttttttggctttaacttttcattttttagcattgtaaccacatttgcaaacagcttttctcttcatatatatttttctttcaataaagaaataaagtgcaaaaatgtcaaagcatcataacaaagagttatgtcaaatagcagcagaagtgcactttttggagagctgtattattttcagttttgtgcccaagggactgattttatttaacactatagtattatttatacacctatagtgatcgcagagacaggttgtttttgtgttactgtatatatttgtttttctgaaaaatcccacttaatatactttgggtaacaacagtcaatatttatttttattttttttaggggggtaactgtcaatatttatttatttattagattttatttttttcttatataataaaagtgaggttgtcatgtctgtgattgttttgttttagtcatgttcagatttggttttggactttttgtgcacttttatttgtcaccatagcaaccattagtttcacctggttcacattgtcatgtcacgcacctgttcacctgtcttgtcacgcacctgttttcactgatcacgtcactatttaaatctgtctgtttctgttgttcgtcctggcgtcctcacacattcacactctgatgatccatgctgctctttttcctgttttttcatgccaagtaagttttgtttattaagaccacagttagtgttgttgtttctttgttcatagtttttgtgccaacgtgcatgtcttttgtttcttagtcaagttgtatttccgcctttgtgcgtgccatttgtttgcttcctttttttgtagtttattagtgttaaacaataaatcatgtattcaaactcacgtctggctcgcgccaactttccgttgccttctggagaaacaagacccaagaacccagtcatgacagaggttttgttaaaccaaatattgtgtttttttccatatacaacaacctatctggactcgataagaaaatcgataaggaatcggtttgataagaggattcgataataggctcaaactcgataatttcttatcaaacatcatccctaatggtcactctgtcagagctacagcattcctctgtgaaagagaagagaaccttccagaaggacaaccatctcggcagaaatccaccaatcaggcctgcatgatagagtggccagacggaagacatttcttagtaaaaaagtttgccaaaatgcacctgaaagactctcagaccatgagaaacaaaattctccggtctgatgagacaaagattgaagtctttggcgtgaatgtttggaggaaaccaggccaatagcatccctacagtgaagcatggtggcggcagcatcatgctgtggggatgcttttcagcggagactagtcaggatagagggaaagatgaatgtagcaatgtacagaaacaccctggatgaaaaccaatgctccccgtccaacctgatggagcttgagaggcgaTGTAAAGACGAATGGGCCAAACTTGTGTCacactgtaattgctgccaaaggtgcatcaacaaagaattgagcaaaggctgtcaatacttatgtacatgtgatttgttttatttttaatacattcgcAAAAATGtttccatttctgtttgtcaagaTGGAGTGTTGAGTGTAcaataatgagaaataaaatgaactttttagattttagcaaatggctgcaattaAACAAAGAGTGAAcaatttaaaggggtctgaatacttaccGTACCCACACAgctgtggtactcagttgtaatacacttttacaccacttgtggcggtaatgacaatctcaaacaaacagaagaagtctggagctaaagtcatagaaatgTTCCTAAGGGCAAAAATTAAGACTACAGTGGTGAAGCTGCATTTTGTATTTGCACatgaattttattgacagtttagttaggaaacatattcattattttgtCAGTTATTCATGAGTCCCTTGCAGTATATTTGGTCAGTACTTATTTTTCTGATCAGCCTGACCTGTGTTAAACAAATACTAAtcgttgtgattaacacatgatttcatttaatttgacaatgttgtaaacattaagtaggttagatatcattTTTGAAGACCATTAAAATTTAAGGTAAAATGACTGATTCAGTGGAAATATTTGCCCTCTGTAGAAAAGTTTGGTCcatggtcaaaaaggttaagaacccctggattAAGGGCTACAATAAAATgatcaaatataattattttgaaCAGATTTCACTTATAAATTCATGAATATGTATTGTTTCAAGTCAACGggcaaacaaaaaagtaataaaaatgctCAGTTTGACTGATGAAAAGTACTCTACCTGGTGGTGAGTACTTGTTATTGCAGATACAAATTCATAAGTTTGGAAACATGAGTGAGATGTTGTCACGTGTTAAGGTGCAACAATGCACATGCAGTTAACTACCATCGGTACATTTTGTAACGTAATGACTACTCACTAACTACTTTATTAAATATTGCATTTAATATGCAATGATCACACACTTGTGCACAATCAAGAAACAAAAGTGCAGTGAAGAAGTCAGACTAAGGATGTGGAAAATCTTGAAATCATTATGTGACACAAAACGTTAGTTATTGGTAGAAAACGTTCTCATATCGATTACTATTAAATAATGTCCTGAAAACATTGTGTTGCAAATTATACTGTAtccgtgttttattgttcaaCACACTGCTTGCATGACTGGACCATATTTACAAAGTAGTACATGTTTGTGACTGTTGTACTACAGTAGGGTTACTCTTATTTTATTGAATATTAGTCCAATTACCAAGTGTATGGTTTCCAACTAAATTCATCAAAATGAATATCTGGGCTAAAACACTCCCAAGACATGATtcacatgttttgtttgtattttaaagTGCAAACTGACATGTTCTACAGATTACATGGTCAAATACTGACTTGGTATATTTACAACTGCAGGCCCAGGTCATGAGCATCTATGTCAAGAATGCAACCATCAGCTAATTTGAGACACAGGTGTCAATCATGTATTGAAATGTGTGGGGTGTAAACGTAAAGGCCCTAATAGTGGTACTACTATAGAGTGCATGTCATAATAAAAAGGACAGATAAAGGTATGACCAATACATAACTATAAGTGGTATCTTACAGAGTACCTCATTATTTCACAAGAGTGGAGTGGTTTGTCATAATAATACTCTTCATTATTCATCAGATTAAACAGATTTTCATTGGAGTTTTCTCGCAAAATGGAGTGTGTTCCTTGCTGCAACCAGCGGAGGTGCTGTTGTTTCAGTCTCAACCTGAGCCGTGTATAGAGACCATTTATAATACTGGGTTTTAAGAGCTGGTGTCCTCTTGGCAGCCCTCTAGTCACATAAAGGGCTTTTGACCAGTTATTTAGAACAgggggttctcaacctttttgaccttggggcccgaTTTTTCCCACTACACAGAGGGCCCACGGCCCATTCTAATATTttcactcttgattttaattgtaatCAATAATTATACCTACTTAAAGTTTACAACCTTGCCAAataatatgaaagcatgtgttaatcacataaatcttaggcttaggtcagattgattataaaaatactactgacgaaaaatacatttacatacaatgatgatgtgttaaaacaaataaactaaattaataatagttATGTTTTGTAACCAGACTGTCtatacaattaaagtgcaaatgaaatcttgttaccctgcgtaatgacaataaagctgattctgattctgattctgaaaatacagcttcaccatttgagtcataatttttgcgcttaagaaacttttttatgactttagctccagacttcttctgtttgcttggtattgtcattactgccacaggtggtgagaaagtgtattacaattatTTGTACTTCTGCGGCCCGTACcggccacagctgagaaacacatatttttgGCGGATCTCAAGGGAGCGaagcctatggttaagaaacactgatttagGAGATTGTCTGCCCAtactctctgattggtcaaaagctccTCACGTGACTACTGGGCGCCATGTTGGACACCAACCCCGTACTCGCTGGTTTCAACCAGTCTGAGGTCTGGAGAAGACAGCATCTATGTCATTTCCCACGCAGACCTTTGCTATGACAATAGGGCTATACATTCATTTGAAAGAAAAACTTTTAGTTTTATATTCCGTTGCTTCCATTAATTGTTCAATGAGTGTAACTACTAAAAAAGCATACTATCCGAACCGCATGGATTGCCCAGAATTTTAAATATGCAGACATATTTTCCGCACGGCGCCTGCAATAGGCGGCACACAAGTGGAcacgttaaaagtgcaatttcaacttTGATGATGTGCAGTTATCAAGAAAACAAACTATGAAGGTTATGGAAAGCATGTTTCCCTAAagtacgcattgaggctataaggTGTTTATAGCTCTGagtaagttagatataattattgaatatgataaaaacaagagtaagattactaattcagtgttaataattGCGCTGGCCCCTCTAtagtgaaaaagttgggccccgagatcaaaaaggttaagaacccctggaatACAGTATATGACAATGGCTTCTTTGGACAGCAACTGGTTGAGACAGActcaacagtgcctctgctggcaGCAGCCAAGTAGTGCATTCCATCAGACACTACAGTCACAACCCGACAGAACTCTCCACTGTAACAGTTACTTGATTTTTATCCCCGTGTTTACGTCATTGTTGGAAAAATAACAATTagactacgttcacactgcagggtctgATGACCAATTCGGATTTTTTGTCATATGCGATCTATTTATGTGATTTCTAACCCGACCCGCAGGCGGACGTGACGTCATGATGTCATGACATCgcacgcactgcagtgtttatggaagtaaacatggcttcgcctctagtcggtctcagtactggcacttctgtggcaatttcaaggattttgtgcaatcaaagtcagcaTTTTCTAAAGCGAATTATTGTGCGTAGAAGATTAGgaaggaagaggacaagtattttgcCGGTTTTACGGGAAGTGGGCGAGCAGTCGTAGACAGGAGTGCTGGAACTTTCACTTTggttcctaaaacattttattttcccctgttttctgacccgttttaaactattttgtaaccgtctattttggcgaacTATTCTGAAGCTTTTTGATGACAATCTGGTTGGATGAATGCGACATTgacgttgtcccgataccaatgttttggtaccggtaccaaaatgtatttcgatacttttctaaataaaaaacatacaagagaacttgtcttttagtagcaagtaaggaaacaaaggctcttaatttagctgctgatgtatgcagtaacatattgtgtcatttctcattctgttattttgtcaaaattattaaggacaagtggtagaaaatgaattattaatctacttgttcatttacttttaatatctgcttactttctcttttaacatgctctatctacacttctgttaaaatgtaataatcacttattcttctgttgtttggatgctttacattagtttttgatgataccacaaatttaggtatcgatccgataccaagtagttacaggatcatacattggtcataatttaagtcctcatgtgtccagggacatatttcctgagtttataaacataatatgcatttttttttaaacgaaaaaaaatttgtgatgctaaaaaatatcgacataatcatattagtatcgactagatacgctcctatacTAGGTATGATTACAGTTGATTTCAGGGtgcagatccacccatggcgtttgtttacattgtgacgcaggtgagctattgtatcctcctacggtgtgtagtgaagcatgtttagctattcttcgtcctgcaaggatgatacttgtatttgtcgccatggaggcgaggattagtgatttacaagtagTTAGAACACTGCAgcctgcggatggactttagccgctagcgaactagccatgtcttaaagcacctcttcctgagggtgtttcagtgtaatagcttcacctttattgttagtttttaggtcaaatgtgtccattctcccttttctgtctacacactgtgtttgcttgtaagtactccgtgattgtgcgttgccgaacatgcttctctgctcgtaaaaccagcaatgacacgggcGGGgttccggtactttttagaggcggtatagtactgaatatgattcattagaatcgcggtactatactaataccggtataccgtacaaccctacattgaCAACACATCGCTCTTATATCCGATTTATTTCCACACACAAAGGGGTCCTGGGTCGGAAATGAGAACATTCGGAATCGCACTGTTCACATGGACATAGAAAAATCCGATACAGGTCGCATGTGGGGGGAAAACAAatgggaattgacctgcagtgtgaacgaggCCTTAATCTCTTAAGACTGTTCACCTTCTCTATGGCCGATCAAAACCACATAGTCATTCCACGTTTCAAGGCATGTGTGGGAGACATAGTACATTACGGGAATACATTATTTCTATTGCTTGTTTTGAAAACTGTTTCAGACTTCCAGGTTTTGGGAGAAGAAAGAAGCTTGTATAAAATGGCATTTGTTGTGTTTGAAAGTTTTCCTTATGATAATGATTCACCAACACACTGGAGCGTCATTGCCCCGAGAAGTAGGACCCCTCACGCGTGTGCGTCTGGAGATGCCTTTTGATTTTGTCGGAGCGGCTGAAGCACTTGCCGCACACCGGGCAGCTATATGGCTTCTCCCCCGTGTGGATCCTCATGTGTACTTTGAGGTGCGCCATCTGGGTGAAGCCTTTCCCACAGATCTGGCACCTGAAGGGTTTTTCCCCCGTGTGGCTCCGCTGGTGCTCCTGGAGTCGGCCGGAGGAGCTGCAGCACTTCCCGCAGACGCCGCAGCGGTAAGGTTTTGCCCGTGTGTGGACCTGCACGTGCACGTGTAGGTGTCCCACGTGACTAAACGCTTCGCCGCATACCTTGCAGCAGAAGGACGATATGTGGTCTTGCGGGGGGGATTTCTGATGGGGGCAGTCTGCTTGGTTGCGCATTTGAGACGCCTGTCCTCGGTTTGCCACGGGTCCGTTGGCCTTAGCGCCGATCATCTGCCCGCCATTCTCCACCCCGATGATGTCAATGTTCTCATTTGAGCAATTGGGGTTGACTGGCGCAAGGGGCTGGGGGGTATTGGAGGATGTGGGGCCCCTGTGAACCCCTCCAGTCTCCGCCTTCACGTGCCTTGCGGGGCCGCGAGAGTTCGGATCCCGCTCCCTGTTCTCCGCGTCTTGACTCTGGGGGTGGTTGGACGCGTGAGGGCCGTCCTGCGTGTACTCGTTAGCGACATGCTGGGGGGAGAACATGTTTTCTGACGCACTGCAGGAACCGTGGTCGCGGAGCTGCTCGTCTACTTGGTTGGTCCGCAGATCTCGCTTGTCCTTGATGTGGATCGGGATGCGCTCTTCGTGCCCCATGCTGGGACTCCACTCACGCCGGGGATGCTCGCCATCCTGCTCTGCGAGCAGCGCCATTGATGGACGGTCTGAGGATGAAACCAGACGTCCGTGTTGAGCAAACTATTCACCGTTGAATGTGTAGATTTGAGAATGGGCTAATGACTTTTCCTGCACACAAACACATTGCGCTTCATACAAATGAACACTAAGTCGCACAATTTGAATTTACAACCTAACTTTCCACCTCAGTTCAGCAcatataaaaactaaaactgacaGACTAGAAAGAGTAATGCATGCCTTTGTCTACAGCAGGTTAGACTGCTGgaatggccttctcactgggctcgcTAAACCAGgtgcagtacatccagaatgctgctgctcgaggcCTGACTAGAaacaggaaatacgaccatattagtccagcgCTAAGGTCACTGCACTCGCTTCCTGtcgctcagagaatagactttaaaacagctctgcttgtgtacaagtcttttcacggtcttgtgccaaagtacatcactgacatgttagaaccatatgaaccatctcgggctctgagaacctcagaccgtggtctcctgctggttccCAGAATCAGGACCAAACATGCTGAGGctgcgtttcagttttatgctgctaaaatctggaatagccttcctgaagatgtgagacaggcttcaatgttggcaatgttcaaatccaggctgaaaacacttttatttaattgtgcatatgacaactgaaaatactgtacttacactctttgattttattttgaattataactgtttttttataattataattatgattattttatttttaattttgccttcttgtaattttctgtgaagcactttgaactGCTTTGTGTGCGAATTGTGCTCACTAAATAAACTTGCTTgatgttttgctttttctttgtctttctaAAAAGAATGACTTTATAACTAACTGAAAGCAAAAGTTAACAGGCAATGAAACGTGACACCGACTTCTTATTGGTGGGGAAAAAATGCTTTTCAGAATAAGCCACTTTATTTTGTTGTGTACTGGACATACTGGAGGTAATAAATTGTAACAGCTTGGGGCCTTGCCTGGTTTTGAAGTCTTTGaattatacattttacattttcacccaagtttttttttaacaggcatttttacagtattaaaaatttaaattgtTCCAGGGTTTatcgattagaaaaaaaaattatattcgtATTTTGTTGCTtcaattaatcgtttaatgagcaCAACAAATCCAAATgtatacaataaaataattattgaTAGCTGCAAACCTACATTTGTCCTACACCGATTTTTGGGGTTTTGGGTGGTTTTAGGCCCAATGTGTTAGGAGTGggtcgataaaacgatatcaaaatatatcacaaaagacacgtaatcgatatcaaaaaaaaaatgcgttcgataacACATTTGATAAATATATCTTTTTTGGTCGGAAGAAATCAAATCAGAAAtcaggttggttgcatgaacaaaggcactcactCCCTGGTTAACGGAGCGAAACGGAAGTGATTAGTGAGCAATGGGaaggacacgctaacagccaatcacgtaacagtatcagatttggttgcgccatcttgctgtcttgctgttgattctctgcatggtgtgagaagagaaagtaaaaatgagtgctgcacaGAGCGCAGAAATGgtcgataaaacaggaaaagttacCTACACAGGGAGGcagtttattgaatttttttacaacGAACTGTAGTCCGTAGCCGCGCtcacatcttctttttttttcaacccttGTCTGATACCTATTCGGGTACatggaaacaacaggtaggaactagagtgcaggactgtataaataaaataaataacaaaatataacaaatgtgcgaCTGTAAAATACTAGTAATTTGATCCAATAATATCTAAATAATATTTACTGCATACTGGTAATGcatttccatacttaaataagaataacgcAACGTTACACAGACCTTGGAAGTTCCTGGAACTAATCCTGCAAAAAGTAGTTATTCTcaggtttttttatgtttaaaggcctactgaaatgaaatgtttgtatttaaacggggatagcagatccattctatgtgtcatacttgataatttcgcgatattgccatatttttgctgaaaggatttactagagaacatcgacgataaagttcgcaacttttggtcgctgataaaaaaagccttgcctgtaccggaagtagcgtgacgtcaaaggttgaaaggctcctcacatttccccattgttttcaatgcagcgagagcgattcggaccgagaaagcgacgattaccccattaatttgagcgaggatgaaagatttgtggatgaggaacgtgagagtgaaggactagagtgcagtgcaggacgcatcttttttcgctctgaccgtaacttaggtacaagctggctcattggattccacacgctctcctttttctattgtagatcacggatttgtattttaaaccacctcggatactatatcctcttgaaaatgagagtcgagaacgcgaaatggacattcacagtgacttttatctccacgacaatacatcggtgaaacactttagctacggagctaacgtgatagcatcgggcttaactgcagatagaaacaaaataaataaacccctgactggaaggatagacagaaaatcaacaatactattaaaccatggacctgtaaatacacggttaatgctttccagcctggcgaaggttaacaatgctgttgctaacgacgccattgaagctaacttagcaacgggacctcacagagctatgctaaaaacattagctatccacctacggcagccagccctcatctgctcatcaacacccgtgctcacctgcgttgcagCGATCAACGgtacgacaaaggacttcacccgatcaccgatgcggtcggcggctagcgtcggatagcgcgtctactatccacctcaaagtcctcctgtttgtgttgctgcagccagccgctaatacaccgatcccacctacaactttcttctttgcagtcttcattgttcattaaacaaattgcaaaagattcaccaacacagatgtccagaatactgtggaattttgagatgaaaacagagcttttttttattggattcaatggcgtccgaatacttccgttttttgaacgattgacgtcacgcgcatacgtcatcacacatagacgttttcaaccggaagtttagcgggaaattttaaatagcactttagaagttaacccggccgtattggcatgtgttgcattgttaagatttcatcattgatatataaactatcagactgcgtggtctgtagtagtaggtttcagtaggcctttaaattttcaCACTttccactattttgttacactttattaaacatttcttacatattcctttctTTTAACCTTAATTCTAAGAGtttattgttaaatgttcaatgtgattttagaattgtgtgTACGTAGTTTGAGTGTTTtcaatgcttgtgttgacatttcctttcctttctgccttgatacccgaggaaggttacatttgaaaaaacGTGTTTAAATTTACTATacttttctcctggtccttattttgataagtcataaaaaatatcaataattatcgataccgaccgatataaaacacttctaTCGTGATACAGTACTGAAGACAAGGAAAACAAATGAGACAAGTTTAACAGTTAAGCGTGAATTAATGCAAGTATGTAAAAAAGAAAACCTACCCTgaggttaaaaatgtatttaatttattagcTAAATAAGAGTATCTGCAACACTactggataaatgagaacattcatagacaccgtagaccagtgtttttcaccaTAGGCCCAGGGCCCACTGTTGGCGCTCCCAACAGGGCCACTAAAAATAtgttctcagctgtggtctgtatgggccgcagtggcactcagttgtaatacacttttccaccacttttggcagtaatgacaatatcaaacaaacagaagaagttgggagctgaagtcatagagaagtttctttaaGCGCAAAGAATGTGACTAAattagtgaagctgtatttttatttacacttaaattttattggcAGTTAATTTAAGAAACAGATCATGATTATGatgatttattattaatttaattagaatgtatttatttgacaggcgtcaaagtcgttttcactgagggccacatcacagttatgtttggccccagagggccgattttaacagtgaacactattattacacaattttgtatgcattttattagtagattttttttttaactaaaatgtaaaaaaaatatgctaagttgcaataatttcacctcaaaatttagtgtatattactgtgaatggaaaaacagtactgctgtttttatgggggGGGaagggcagctcagttgccataattttactgtaaaatgtacatttgttttttactgtaaataaaaaaattgcatttttacagtaaaatgttggcaccagagctgccagtttgttttttttgtttttttaccgcatATCAACAACTCTATAGTTCGGCGTATTACtgcaaatgccaaaacggcaccacagtttattacagtaaaaaagtagttttttttcatttaaaaaaaaatgctgtaaaaaaacacagtacattttacaattttacctttgaatctattgctacttttacattgcacaatttgatggataacttgctttgaaatcattattattagtatttatttctatttaaaaaatggtttgaatgtttgatattatatttttgcataactagacaatatttaagttaacaacaTTTGTGATTGCatggagtacatgtatttttttttttgccaacatagaaagaaagaatacatttagtaagacaagttagagtactttat from Entelurus aequoreus isolate RoL-2023_Sb linkage group LG01, RoL_Eaeq_v1.1, whole genome shotgun sequence encodes:
- the LOC133654403 gene encoding zinc finger protein 572-like isoform X2, yielding MALLAEQDGEHPRREWSPSMGHEERIPIHIKDKRDLRTNQVDEQLRDHGSCSASENMFSPQHVANEYTQDGPHASNHPQSQDAENRERDPNSRGPARHVKAETGGVHRGPTSSNTPQPLAPVNPNCSNENIDIIGVENGGQMIGAKANGPVANRGQASQMRNQADCPHQKSPPQDHISSFCCKVCGEAFSHVGHLHVHVQVHTRAKPYRCGVCGKCCSSSGRLQEHQRSHTGEKPFRCQICGKGFTQMAHLKVHMRIHTGEKPYSCPVCGKCFSRSDKIKRHLQTHTREGSYFSGQ
- the LOC133654403 gene encoding zinc finger protein 696-like isoform X1; this translates as MTKLQFLNVFLTERLMLAAQEIYKSVEDTVLEYQEEIAIRERENDHLRRRLRDAGIEIWPDRPSMALLAEQDGEHPRREWSPSMGHEERIPIHIKDKRDLRTNQVDEQLRDHGSCSASENMFSPQHVANEYTQDGPHASNHPQSQDAENRERDPNSRGPARHVKAETGGVHRGPTSSNTPQPLAPVNPNCSNENIDIIGVENGGQMIGAKANGPVANRGQASQMRNQADCPHQKSPPQDHISSFCCKVCGEAFSHVGHLHVHVQVHTRAKPYRCGVCGKCCSSSGRLQEHQRSHTGEKPFRCQICGKGFTQMAHLKVHMRIHTGEKPYSCPVCGKCFSRSDKIKRHLQTHTREGSYFSGQ